Proteins from one Fragaria vesca subsp. vesca linkage group LG6, FraVesHawaii_1.0, whole genome shotgun sequence genomic window:
- the LOC101300371 gene encoding DEAD-box ATP-dependent RNA helicase 38-like — MAETDAAAATTTPPVETSSAESATTASPPPAKPVVKRWADEEDDPPEEPQKTEAPSTSEQPELDVAALKITENKFLDEPEDSHISAVTADDTPYTSASSFEDLNLSEAVLKGLYVEMGFKKPSKIQAITLPMILTPPHKDLVAQAHNGSGKTTCFVLGMLSRVDPNVKAPQALCICPTRELAIQNMEVLQKMGKYTGITAECAVPSDRERNAPSPNHRAPVSAQVVIGTPGTIKRYMNMKKLGVNRVKILVFDEADHMLAEDGFQDDSLRIKRDTEKASPNCQVLLFSATFNERVTNFVSRVVKRGNNQLFVKKEELSLEGVKQYKVYCPDELSKIEVIKTKIFDLGEKLGQRIIFVRTKNSARMLYQQLTDDGYAVTAIQGALNTEDRDKIIKEFKEGLTQVLISTDVLARGFDQQQVNCVVNYDLPVKYSAGPRSQPSEPDYEVYLHRIGRAGRFGRKGAVFNLICDENDELVMSKIEQYFDIQVPEVKNTDEAFEGALKTAGLL, encoded by the exons ATGGCTGAGACCGACGCCGCCGCCGCAACAACGACGCCACCAGTCGAAACTTCATCCGCCGAGTCCGCCACCACTGCGTCTCCGCCGCCGGCGAAGCCCGTGGTAAAACGCTGGGCCGACGAGGAGGATGATCCGCCGGAGGAGCCGCAGAAAACCGAAGCTCCGTCTACTTCAGAGCAGCCGGAGCTCGATGTCGCCGCACTGAAGATCACCGAGAACAAGTTCCTCGACGAGCCGGAAGACTCTCACATCAGCGCT GTCACGGCCGACGACACGCCGTACACGTCGGCTAGTAGTTTTGAGGATCTGAATCTATCGGAGGCGGTGCTGAAGGGCTTGTATGTAGAGATGGGGTTCAAGAAGCCCAGTAAAATCCAGGCGATCACTTTGCCTATGATTCTGACTCCTCCGCACAAGGATCTGGTTGCTCAGGCCCACAATGGCTCCGGCAAGACGACCTGTTTCGTGCTCGGGATGCTCAGCCGTGTTGATCCCAATGTGAAAGCTCCCCAGGCTCTCTGCATTTGCCCCACTAGAGAGTTGGCTATTCAG AATATGGAGGTTCTTCAAAAGATGGGGAAATACACCGGGATAACTGCAGAGTGTGCTGTCCCTTCAGATAGGGAGAGGAATGCACCTTCGCCTAATCACCGGGCCCCAGTGTCGGCTCAAGTTGTGATTGGAACTCCTGGTACTATCAAGAGATATATGAATATGAAAAAGCTGGGTGTAAACCGCGTGAAGATCCTTGTTTTTGATGAGGCTGATCACATGCTGGCTGAG GATGGCTTCCAAGATGATTCTTTAAGGATAAAGAGGGACACAGAAAAAGCTAGCCCTAACTGCCAG GTTCTTCTGTTTTCAGCTACATTTAATGAAAGAGTCACAAATTTTGTCTCAAGGGTTGTGAAACGTGGTAACAATCAACTTTTTGTCAAGAAAGAAGAGCTATCTTTGGAAGGTGTTAAGCAGTACAAGGTGTACTGTCCTGATGAACTGAGCAAGATTGAGGTTATCAAAACCAAAATTTTTGACCTGGGAGAAAAACTAGGACAGAGGATTATATTTGTTCGGACAAAAAATAGTGCAAGAATGTTGTATCAACAACTTACTGATGATGGTTACGCGGTTACTGCTATTCAAGGTGCCCTCAACACTGAGGACAGAGACAAAATTATCAAAGAGTTTAAAGAGGGTTTAACCCAAGTTCTCATATCAACTGATGTACTTGCCAGAGGCTTTGACCAACAGCAG GTTAATTGTGTCGTCAATTATGATCTTCCAGTCAAATATTCAGCTGGTCCCCGGTCACAACCTTCAGAACCTGATTATGAGGTGTACCTGCATAGAATTGGCAGAGCTGGGCGTTTTGGTCGCAAGG GAGCTGTGTTTAATTTGATTTGCGATGAAAATGATGAGTTGGTCATGTCAAAAATTGAGCAGTATTTTGACATCCAAGTACCAGAG GTTAAGAATACAGATGAGGCTTTTGAAGGGGCTCTTAAAACAGCTGGCTTACTGTAG